Genomic segment of Deltaproteobacteria bacterium:
CTGCACAGACAAATCTGGCATGCATCGTCTTGGCCTATCCGCTGGCCTACTTTATCGCGAGGTACGGAGGCAGATGGAAGATCTTTCTCATCTTCATGGTCATCATCCCCTCCTGGGTGGCCTATCTTATCAGACTTTACGCCTTCAAGACCATAGTGGGAAAACAGGGCCTCATCAACAGCCTCCTCATCCACCTCGGGCTCATCTCAGCCCCCATCGAGATGCTCTACACACCCTTTATCGTCATGGTCGGCCTGGTTTACACGTGGTTGCCCTTTATGGTTCTCCCTCTCCATGCCTCCCTGGAAGGGCTCGATCCGGCCCTACTCGAGGCTGCCACGGATCTGGGGGCCACACCCATCCGCCGCTTCTTCAGGGTCACCCTCCCCCTCACCCGGGGGGGGCTCATCGCAGGATCGATACTCGTGTTCATCCCCACTCTGGGAGACTGGCTCGTTCCCTATCTGCTGGGTGGGTCGAAGGTTATGATGGTTGGAAACCTGGTCGCCGAAAAGTTCATCATGCTGGGCAATATCCCGGAGGGCTCCAGCCTAGCCGTCATGCTGGCAGCCACGCTGGTCCTGATTCTATACCTTTCCATCAAATGGGGGGGGAAGGAAGCGATGGAGAGAATTCTGTGAACCGAAGAAATGTCGCCTCGAAACTCCTCGGCCTGATGTCTTTCTGCATCTATTTCTTCCTATGGGCTCCGGCTCTTGTCATCATCGTCTTTTCTTTCAGCAGCAATAAGTACGGCGTAAAATGGGAAGATTTCACCACCCGCTGGTATGTTTTCCTCTTTCACAACATGGATGTGAGAGATGCCCTCTTCCGGAGCCTTGTGGTCGCATCCGTCACGGTCATCGTCTCCACAGTGATAGGAACCATCACGGCATACGGCCTCTACAAGTTCCGTTTCAGGGGCAAACAGCTCCTGCGGACATCCATCCTTATTCCAATTGTCTTGCCCAGTGTCGTGACAGGAGCTTCGTTGCTCGTGTTTTTTACTAGGCTGATACACATCCCCCTGGGATACCCGAGTATCATCCTGGCCCACATAACCTTCAGTACGCCCCTGGCCGTATTTGTCATCCTCGGGAGAATGCAGAGAATAGACTGGGCCTGGGAAGAGGCCGCACTCGACCTGGGAGCAAACCGGGTCCGCACTTTCCTGAGAGTGACCGGGCCCCTCTTGCTACCGGCCATCATAGCCTCGGCGGTTCTGATCTTTCCATGGTCCTTTGACGATTTCGTTATCACTTATTTTGTGGCGGGAATCGGTACCACGACTCTACCGATCTATGTGTTCTCCCAGATTCGGTTCGGCGCCACC
This window contains:
- a CDS encoding ABC transporter permease, which codes for MEAIEISREAEAGLKKRPKSLFPWEIPFYMGPITVLVVVFVFAPLVIILFFSFLKAGPLGEIVYRFNLDNFRAILGGGYGKVFLYSFYLAAQTNLACIVLAYPLAYFIARYGGRWKIFLIFMVIIPSWVAYLIRLYAFKTIVGKQGLINSLLIHLGLISAPIEMLYTPFIVMVGLVYTWLPFMVLPLHASLEGLDPALLEAATDLGATPIRRFFRVTLPLTRGGLIAGSILVFIPTLGDWLVPYLLGGSKVMMVGNLVAEKFIMLGNIPEGSSLAVMLAATLVLILYLSIKWGGKEAMERIL
- a CDS encoding ABC transporter permease, which translates into the protein MNRRNVASKLLGLMSFCIYFFLWAPALVIIVFSFSSNKYGVKWEDFTTRWYVFLFHNMDVRDALFRSLVVASVTVIVSTVIGTITAYGLYKFRFRGKQLLRTSILIPIVLPSVVTGASLLVFFTRLIHIPLGYPSIILAHITFSTPLAVFVILGRMQRIDWAWEEAALDLGANRVRTFLRVTGPLLLPAIIASAVLIFPWSFDDFVITYFVAGIGTTTLPIYVFSQIRFGATPVINTIGTLFVAVTIGALIVFRLVEKKGESI